A stretch of DNA from Desmospora activa DSM 45169:
TAATAATAAAAAAAGGAGGCCCTGCCGAAGACGAACCTTCGTTGCACCTGCTTGAGGTGTGTGTCGGTCATTCACATTAAAATCGGGAGAGCCGAAGTACCCGACGACAAATTTTTGCTTGCAGCGGTGATCACCGGGCCCTCTTTATCATTGTAACGAGAAATGCCATTTTCCCCAACCCCTCAGTCATAAACGAGCGCCCCCGTACCATAGACACAGGAGCAGCACCACCACTTCGGTGATTTCCACCGTTGCGCCATAGGTATCGTTGGTCATACCGCGCAGGCGACCGCGGGACATTTCACCCATAATCCAGACAACGGCCAGCGTACCCGCCAACAGAAGAGAACCAAACCAGCCGGTGGTCAAAAACAATACACCAACACCAACGATTAGCGCATAAATCAACGGCCTCATGGTGAGATTCTTTTTCATCCCCAGACCGATCTCATCTTTTTTGGCATATGGAAACAGGCGAATCGACAAGATCAAGGCCAACCTTCCCGCCACCGGTGCAGCCACCAAGGCGATCCAGATCGCGTCTGTGGCCAGAGAAGCCAACACACTAAACTTCAACAGAAGTACAGAAAAAGCGGCCATAACCCCCATCGATCCGACGCGGCTATCTCTCATCACTTCCAAGGTGCGCTCCAAGCTTCCATTGGATCCAAAGCCATCGGCGGTATCCATTAAGCCGTCTAAATGGATGCCTCTTGTCAAATAAATCCATAGCACGGTTAGTAGTGCTCCTCTGACCAGGGATGGAAACAAACTTGAAACCGCTAAGTCAAAAATCAACAACACTCCGCCCAAAATCAATCCCACTAACGGGTAATGACAAGGACTTTTCACCCAATCATCCCGTTCGGTCGATATAGGCGCCGGTATTCGCGTTAAGTATGATAAGGCCGTAAAAAACGCGTTCATCCTTCTAACCTCCATGGAATGCCGGAAAAGTGATCGGGATGATTACTCACCACCCAACTCCCGCCGAAATACAAAACTCGCCTTTTCATATCCCATCTCCAACCCCTATCATCGCGCAAACCCCTCACGCTGACAAGGGAAATTGTGTACCTTTTGAGTCTAACTTTTGAAGTGGGAAATCATTTTGTGGAAAGAATCGATCAACCTCATTTTGTAAGTGTTTTCATTCCTCATTTGCGTTAAAGTGAAGATAGAAACCGACAAAGGGGGAAATCTTTTGACGACGCTGGGATTACAACTGTACTCCGTCCGGGAGGAAGCGGAACGCAACTTATTGGGCACTCTAGCCCAAGTAGCGGCAATGGGATATGAAGCCGTCCAGTTTGCCGGCTTTTTCGGCATAGCGGCGGGGGACATCCGCGAAACCCTTGACGCAAACGGGTTAAAGCGGGCGGGTAGCCATATTCCCATCGATCAATGGGCGCAGGTGGATGAGATATTTTCCTACCACGATCAAATCGGCAACCCCTTGTTGATCTGCCCCTACCTGCCGGAGGAGATGCGACAAAGCGCAGACGACTACCATCGCCTGGCCGAGCGCTTTAACGCCATCGGTAGACAATGCCACAACGCAGGCTTCCAATTTGCTTACCACCATCATGATTTTGAATTTCAAGTCTTTGATGATACCACTGGATTTGAAATTCTGTTTAATGAAACCGACCCCGCATGGGTGAAGCTGGAGTTGGATGTCTACTGGGTCCATTACACCGGCCGTAAAGCCGCTACACTGATGGATCAATACGCCGACCGCCTCGTCTCCCTTCATCTCAAGGATCTAAAACAGACCGTCAACAACACGGTCAGCACTGAAGTGGGGGCGGGTCAACTCGATTTCCCTACCATCATTGAGAAAGGCAAAGAACGAGGAGTCGAATGGTTCACCGTGGAGCAGGAGCACTTTACCGAAGTCCCGCTGGTTCATGTGGAGCGAAGTGTGAAACATTTGCGGACAATGGTATAGAAAAACACCCGACCCCCGGCAACTTCAACAGATGCCGGGGGTTAGGATTTCCAAGGCGTAATATTGTGGTAAAATTAAGACCTGATTAAACGTTTATCCCAATCACCGATCCTCCACCACAATATACGTCGCTCGTACAGGCCCATGTACACCCACTACCAGATTCATCTCAATATCGGCGCTGTTGCTGGGGCCGGAGATAAAGTTGATACAAGAGGGAATTATCTCTCCGCGTTCTACGCGTTGGTGAATTTCGCGGGTGGCGTGAGACATGCGGGGAACGATGGTCGATTGAGGGATAATGGCGATATACGTATGGGGAAGTAAACTGACGGATCTTCCTTTGCCGTCACCGCTAAACAAGACGACCGTTCCCGACTCGGCCAGGGTGATATCACTAAAAGTGATCCCTACATCAGCGCGCTCGGCGATATGAATATTTTCCTCACCACGAGCGGGATCCCATCGATGTACATCCCAATCGCCCCGCGTTTGTGCCTCCTGAAAATAGTCACTTAGTCCATATTCGGCAAAACGGGGATCATCCCAGGTAACGATCCTCTGCGCAGAAACGGGGATTGCTTCCGCCAACACTTGCGGTAGCTTGTCGGCAGTTGAAAGTATACATGTAGTATGAATTCGGTCACACTGCTCCGCCAAGACAGCGGTTAACCGTTTTTGGTCGAATCCCGCCATCCGATTCCACTGCGGAGTATACGACCACGCGGGACGGTTTACTTCCCGTCTGCGCTCCCGCCCCAATTTGTCGGCAATCCGATTGAGAAATCGCTCCCGCTTATCCATATTCATGGTTGCTCATCCTTTTTTTGCCGCTTTTTAAACCATTGACGAAAAGATTCGCGCTTCGGTGCAGGCAAATCGCGGCTCTTTGTCCATGCTTGCAGTGGACCGGGGCCTTTTTTGATTACATTTTCCTCGCTGAAAAAGGACATCACCCGTGGTGCCGCTTTTGTCGCCATCTCATAGAAACCGGGGTGGCTGGCAGCGAGTCCAAATCCCTTCATCGCCAAACGCTCGCCAAAGGAAGAGCGATTTTCTTCTTCCACGATACGGCGACGATGCCGAACTAGATGTTCATGCAGCGGAATTTTTACCGGACATGCTTCCGTACACGCCGCACACAGGCTGGATGCATAGGGAAGCTCTTTATAGTCGTCATACCCGCCCAACAGCGGCGACAGCACGGCCCCGATCGGCCCTGGATAGATCGAGCCATAGGCATGCCCTCCAATGTGTCGATAAACCGGGCAAACATTGATACAAGCCGCACAGCGAATGCAATGAAGTACACTTTGAAACTCCGTCCCCAGGATATCCGAGCGTCCATTGTCTACAATAACGAGGTGAAACTCCTGCGGACCATCTGTCTCCCCTTCAGCCTTCACCCCTGTCAGTCCGGTCACATAGCTGGTCAGTTTCTGACCGACAGCAGCGCGGCAGAGGAGGCTCACCATGATATCCAGCTCCTCCCAGGTGGGGACGATCCGTTCCATACCCATCACGGTAATCTGGGTTTGGGGAAGAGTGGTACAGAGACGACCGTTCCCTTCATTGGTCACCAGTGTGACAGAGCCTGATTCAGCCACAGCAAAGTTGCATCCGGTGATGCCGATATCCGCCGTCAAAAATTCCTGACGCAGCTGCTCTCGGGCGAAGGCGGCTAGCTCCTCCGGTTGGGATGAGTTCGTATATCCCCGTTTTTGCTGAAAAACCTCCCGAATCTGCTCTCGATTTTTGTGCAGAACAGGGGCGACAATATGGGAAGGAGGATCACAATCATCCAGCTGCAAAATATATTCTCCCAGATCCGTTTCCACCACATCGCATCCCATCGCTTGTAACGCGGTGTTAAGTCCGATCTCCTCCGTTACCATCGACTTGGATTTAACAATTTTTCTCCCTTGTTTCTCCTTCACGACACGGCGAATATAATCGCTGGCCTCTTCCGCCGTTTCAGCGAAAAAAACGTGTCCCCCCGCTTTTGCGACGTTGTCGCCCAGTTCCTCCAAGTAATAATCCAAGTTTGCTAATGTATGGGCACGAATTGCTTCACCCAGACTTCTCCATTCCTCCCAATCGCCCAGTTCATCCGTGGCCGATTGTTTCCGTTCCCCGAGGCGATCTTGGGCGGCTCGGACTGCCCCCCGCATAAAATGATTATCCAAGCCATCATCCACCCGTGGGAAGAATTTCTTTTCACCAATTTTCAGCGACATGTTTATCCCCTCCTTAGCGACTGTTGAGAACTTGGGCGATATGCACCACTTGCATCGGTTTTCCCTGACGATTGATCCACCCACCGATATTGAGCAAACATCCGCTGTCACTGCCGATAACAATCGCTGCATCGGTATCTACCATATGCTGTACTTTTTCTTCTACCATCTGTTCAGCGATCGGCGCCATCTTAACGGCAAAGGTACCGCCAAAACCACAGCAAACATCAGCATCGGCAAACGGAACCACCTCCAACCCCTTCACCTGGCGCAACAGTGTCAATGGTGCATCTTTCACCTTGAGCAGTCGCGCCATATGACAGGATTGGTGGTAAACCGCTTTGGCATTTAGTTCGGCTCCCACCTCTTTCACCTGTAACACCTCAACCAGAAACTGCGTCAATTCATACGTTTTGACGGCGAGAACACGAGCTTTTTCCTTCCACTCCTCTTCCTGGAATAACTGCTCATACTCATGAAACATCGCTGCACAGGACCCGGACGGAGCCACCACATAGTCAGCATGGGCAAAAGTGTGAATCATATGTTTCGCCGCTTCCTTCGCTTCCTTGTGATAACCGCTGTTATATGCGACCTGCCCACAACATGTTTGCGCCAAGGGAAAGTCCACCTCACAACCGAATCGTTCCAACACATGGACGGTATCCTTGCCTACATCGGGATAAAAGCAATCACCCAGACAAGTGATAAATAAGGAAACTTTCATGTAAACACTCCTTTTTGTAACTGACAAAGTGGAACGCAGCCTAATGCCCCCTTCGGTATCTTTGATCGTGCTTCCCTGCAAATGACTGATGGGGCACTAGCTGGAATAGAGGAGATCCTTCCGGTAAAGCTATAAAAACGTGGAGGGGGATTTCCGATGAAATACAGGGATGAACGGGGAAACAAACGCTCCATCCATCCTCGAGTACAGCAACAAGAAGCAAAAGAAACCGGTATGACGGCAGGAAGGTTGGTATTTGTCGGAATCGCCTCCATCGTGGGAGCGGGCTTTTTTTTGGCGACTTCCAGCATTTTCTCCCTTGCCGGTCCGGCAACTCTTTTTGGTTATGGCATCGCATGGCTTGTTGTGGCAACGGTGATCGCCGCCCTTGGAGAAATGGTAGCGGATGAACCGGGATATGGCGGTTCCTTTCGTCTTTATGCGGAGGAGCATCTGGGAAGGGGCGTTGCCTTTGTCATCGGCTGGACCTATTGGTTAGCGGGTGTTTTAATTATGTCCAGCGAAGTGACGGCTTTGGGTCTATTTGTACAGCGATGGTTCCCTCATTGGCCACTCTGGTTACTGGTAGCGGTCTTCGCCCTGCTCGCGCTCGGTTTAAACCTGCTCGGTACTGAAAAGTTTGGCAAGGTGGAATCGCTGTTCGCCGTCATTAAGATCGCTGCCCTCATCGGCTTTGTGATCGCGGCTATCGTGATCTACGGAGGTGAGGCAACATTGGGGCGGTTGCTCCCACATACAGTCACAACATGGTTCCCCAATGGATTGACTGGATTATGGTCAGCGATGATCCTTATTTTCTTTACTTTTGGCGGTATTGAGGTAACCGGTATGGCAGCGGGAGAATTGCGGAATCCTGCTCCCGTTCCTTCCGCATTTCGTCGGCTGATGATTTTACTGTTAATCCTTTATCTCCTACCTTTGACTCTAGTGGTTCTAACGAAGCCTCTTCATCACCTCTCCCCTCAGGAAAGCCCCTTTATCACAGTATTATCCAGCGTCCCCTTTGCCGGGGATCTCTTAAACGGCGTCATGATCGCCGCCGCTTTCTCCACCATGGTGGCAGCCATGTTTGCCGTGGCACGAGTCCTGCTCTCCCTCGCGGAAGATGGGGATGCACCGTCCACCCTTCTCACCCGAAATCGGCGTGGTGTGCCGATGCGAGCGCTTTTTGCCAGTTCTGGGGGATTAATCATAGCGGTAGGACTCTCATTTTTTCTACCTAAAGAAGTATATGAACTTCTCTCCACCTCCGCCGGAATCAATCTGGTGCTGGTATGGCTGGTGATACTTTGGGCCCACCACAACTACAAACGCCAAACCCGAGCAAAAAAAGGTACC
This window harbors:
- a CDS encoding amino acid permease; the protein is MKYRDERGNKRSIHPRVQQQEAKETGMTAGRLVFVGIASIVGAGFFLATSSIFSLAGPATLFGYGIAWLVVATVIAALGEMVADEPGYGGSFRLYAEEHLGRGVAFVIGWTYWLAGVLIMSSEVTALGLFVQRWFPHWPLWLLVAVFALLALGLNLLGTEKFGKVESLFAVIKIAALIGFVIAAIVIYGGEATLGRLLPHTVTTWFPNGLTGLWSAMILIFFTFGGIEVTGMAAGELRNPAPVPSAFRRLMILLLILYLLPLTLVVLTKPLHHLSPQESPFITVLSSVPFAGDLLNGVMIAAAFSTMVAAMFAVARVLLSLAEDGDAPSTLLTRNRRGVPMRALFASSGGLIIAVGLSFFLPKEVYELLSTSAGINLVLVWLVILWAHHNYKRQTRAKKGTHPMWGYPWRNTAAAVGIFLVLAGSLLERRHLISFLFSLGALLLITIGYRIKLAQGK
- a CDS encoding LutB/LldF family L-lactate oxidation iron-sulfur protein, with the protein product MSLKIGEKKFFPRVDDGLDNHFMRGAVRAAQDRLGERKQSATDELGDWEEWRSLGEAIRAHTLANLDYYLEELGDNVAKAGGHVFFAETAEEASDYIRRVVKEKQGRKIVKSKSMVTEEIGLNTALQAMGCDVVETDLGEYILQLDDCDPPSHIVAPVLHKNREQIREVFQQKRGYTNSSQPEELAAFAREQLRQEFLTADIGITGCNFAVAESGSVTLVTNEGNGRLCTTLPQTQITVMGMERIVPTWEELDIMVSLLCRAAVGQKLTSYVTGLTGVKAEGETDGPQEFHLVIVDNGRSDILGTEFQSVLHCIRCAACINVCPVYRHIGGHAYGSIYPGPIGAVLSPLLGGYDDYKELPYASSLCAACTEACPVKIPLHEHLVRHRRRIVEEENRSSFGERLAMKGFGLAASHPGFYEMATKAAPRVMSFFSEENVIKKGPGPLQAWTKSRDLPAPKRESFRQWFKKRQKKDEQP
- the cobS gene encoding adenosylcobinamide-GDP ribazoletransferase translates to MNAFFTALSYLTRIPAPISTERDDWVKSPCHYPLVGLILGGVLLIFDLAVSSLFPSLVRGALLTVLWIYLTRGIHLDGLMDTADGFGSNGSLERTLEVMRDSRVGSMGVMAAFSVLLLKFSVLASLATDAIWIALVAAPVAGRLALILSIRLFPYAKKDEIGLGMKKNLTMRPLIYALIVGVGVLFLTTGWFGSLLLAGTLAVVWIMGEMSRGRLRGMTNDTYGATVEITEVVVLLLCLWYGGARL
- a CDS encoding (Fe-S)-binding protein encodes the protein MKVSLFITCLGDCFYPDVGKDTVHVLERFGCEVDFPLAQTCCGQVAYNSGYHKEAKEAAKHMIHTFAHADYVVAPSGSCAAMFHEYEQLFQEEEWKEKARVLAVKTYELTQFLVEVLQVKEVGAELNAKAVYHQSCHMARLLKVKDAPLTLLRQVKGLEVVPFADADVCCGFGGTFAVKMAPIAEQMVEEKVQHMVDTDAAIVIGSDSGCLLNIGGWINRQGKPMQVVHIAQVLNSR
- a CDS encoding sugar phosphate isomerase/epimerase family protein — translated: MTTLGLQLYSVREEAERNLLGTLAQVAAMGYEAVQFAGFFGIAAGDIRETLDANGLKRAGSHIPIDQWAQVDEIFSYHDQIGNPLLICPYLPEEMRQSADDYHRLAERFNAIGRQCHNAGFQFAYHHHDFEFQVFDDTTGFEILFNETDPAWVKLELDVYWVHYTGRKAATLMDQYADRLVSLHLKDLKQTVNNTVSTEVGAGQLDFPTIIEKGKERGVEWFTVEQEHFTEVPLVHVERSVKHLRTMV
- a CDS encoding LutC/YkgG family protein, translating into MNMDKRERFLNRIADKLGRERRREVNRPAWSYTPQWNRMAGFDQKRLTAVLAEQCDRIHTTCILSTADKLPQVLAEAIPVSAQRIVTWDDPRFAEYGLSDYFQEAQTRGDWDVHRWDPARGEENIHIAERADVGITFSDITLAESGTVVLFSGDGKGRSVSLLPHTYIAIIPQSTIVPRMSHATREIHQRVERGEIIPSCINFISGPSNSADIEMNLVVGVHGPVRATYIVVEDR